A region of the Bacteroidota bacterium genome:
GCGCCGAAGGGCGTACAGGTCGTCGGCATCTGCTCGAACGATGCCGAGCAGTATCCGGCCGATTCGTTCCCGGCGATGGCCGAGCGGGCCGAGGCGAAAGGCTACCCGTTCCCCTACCTCCACGACGAGAGCCAGGCCGTCGCCCGCGCCTACGACGCCGTCTGCACGCCCGACTTCTTCGTCTACGACCGCGACCGGACGCTCGCCTACCGAGGCCGCCTCGACGACGGCCGGCCGGGCCAGCCCGCCACGACGACCGACCTGCGCGACGCCCTCGAGGCTCTCCTGCAGACGG
Encoded here:
- a CDS encoding thioredoxin family protein, which encodes MARTFSDMVPLGTAAPAFDLPTANPAVDGRPGETRSLDDFADAEALVVAFICNHCPFVHAVEDRLVALGRDYAPKGVQVVGICSNDAEQYPADSFPAMAERAEAKGYPFPYLHDESQAVARAYDAVCTPDFFVYDRDRTLAYRGRLDDGRPGQPATTTDLRDALEALLQTGAVPGEQIPSMGCNIKWKPS